ATGATGTTCTCCATCTCCCCACTGCTGGCAGTGATCTCCTTGCTGACACTGCCCATAGTTGCTGTGATCACTTTCCTTATTGCCCGGAAATCACAGGTCCAATTTGCTGCCCAGTGGAAGAGTACCGGGGACTTGAACGGTCATGTTGAGGAAATGTTCACTGGCCATGAGATTGTGAAGGCGTTTGGCCAACAGGAGGCCGCCATTGAAAAGTTCAGAGTCTCCAACGATTACCTGTATGAATCAAGCGCCAAAGCGCAGTTCATTTCGGGAATAATCATGCCAAGCACCAACTTTGTCGCCAACCTGAACTACGTAGTGATCGCGGTCCTTGGCGGCATTCAGGTGGCTCAAGGTGTCATCACCATTGGAAGTGTGCAGGCGTTCATCCAGTACTCGCGGCAGTTCAGCCAACCCATGGCACAGCTGGCCAGCATGATCAATCTGCTCCAATCCGGGGTGGCGTCGGCCGAGCGGGTCTTTGAACTGCTGGATGCACGGGAGCAGCGTCCCGACCATGTCCCATCGGCCGTCCTGGGAACTACTGCGGGGCGGGTCGTTTTCGAGCATGTGAACTTTGGCTACAAGGCTGATGAGCCGCTGATTAAGGATCTTACTTTTATTGCCGAACCGGGGGAGACGGTGGCAATTGTCGGACCAACAGGCGCCGGCAAGACAACGTTGGTGAACCTGCTCATGCGTTTCTATGAGATTGATTCCGGCACCATCACAGTTGATGGCGTCAACACAGCCGAGCTAACGCGCGATGACTTACGCAGCCAATTCGGGATGGTGCTCCAAGACGCGTGGCTCTTTATTGGCACTATCCGGGACAACCTTGCTTACGGCAAGCTGGATGCTTCCGAGGCACAGATTATTGAGGCGGCAGAGGCCACCCACGTTGATCACTTTGTGCGGTCCCTTCCCGATGGTTATGACACGGTGTTAACTGACGACGGCGGTGGGCTCAGCCAGGGGCAGCGCCAGCTGATGACAATAGCAAGGGCGTGGATCTCTAATCCCGGAATATTGATCCTCGATGAGGCTACAAGCTCCGTGGACACACGCACAGAAGTTATGATCCGCCAGGCCATGAACAGGCTGCGAGCAAACCGCACAAGCTTCGTTATAGCGCACAGGCTCTCTACAATCCGGGATGCAGACATGATTCTTGTCATGGACCACGGGGAAATCGTTGAGCAAGGCAACCACGAAGAACTGTTGGCCAGCAAGGGTTTCTACTACGATCTCTATATGAGCCAGTTCGGCGATCCGTTGGTGGAAGAGGTGAATCAGGTATGAGCTCCATGGAAATTCTTATGCGCCGCTGGCACCTTGATACGGAGTCCAGCGTGCCACCCTTTGAACAGGTCCGGCT
This genomic window from Arthrobacter sp. TMP15 contains:
- a CDS encoding ABC transporter ATP-binding protein is translated as MSMMRGRGGPPQKKALNFGPSIKRILLLMAPDKVRIAFVLLMAAISVSLSVLAPKILGNATDIIFDGVVGKMLQQFPAGTTKDQAMAALRASGKGQLADMLAAMNVVPGQGLDLSALGTILLMVLALYVAAFFFNWSQGYMTTGIVQRAMYRLRKGIEEKLDRLPMSHFQEESRGDVLSRVTNDIDNFGQTLNQTLTQILIAVLTVLGVLGMMFSISPLLAVISLLTLPIVAVITFLIARKSQVQFAAQWKSTGDLNGHVEEMFTGHEIVKAFGQQEAAIEKFRVSNDYLYESSAKAQFISGIIMPSTNFVANLNYVVIAVLGGIQVAQGVITIGSVQAFIQYSRQFSQPMAQLASMINLLQSGVASAERVFELLDAREQRPDHVPSAVLGTTAGRVVFEHVNFGYKADEPLIKDLTFIAEPGETVAIVGPTGAGKTTLVNLLMRFYEIDSGTITVDGVNTAELTRDDLRSQFGMVLQDAWLFIGTIRDNLAYGKLDASEAQIIEAAEATHVDHFVRSLPDGYDTVLTDDGGGLSQGQRQLMTIARAWISNPGILILDEATSSVDTRTEVMIRQAMNRLRANRTSFVIAHRLSTIRDADMILVMDHGEIVEQGNHEELLASKGFYYDLYMSQFGDPLVEEVNQV